The DNA region GCTGGCCCCCGCGTTCCGGTCGCACTTCCTGCCGGGTTCTTCCCGATCAGGCGGCACCAACTGCGACCGCAGCAGCAGCAACCAGCGCCACCTGCGCCCGGAGCAGCAGCAACCGGCACCACCTGCGCCCGGAGGACCAGCAGCCGGCACCAACTGCGACCGGAGGACCGCCGCCGACCGCCGCACCGCGCGCAGATGCGCGCCGCGGATCGCGCGCGGGAGCGATCCGCTCTGGACGCCACCTGTCATAACAGGTACAGTGAACCTGTCATTACAGGTTGCGCAGCGCCGCAGCACCGTTACGAGGAGCACCGATGCCCGAGTTCCACACCCCGCCGATCTCTCCGATGGCGATCGCCTTCGACGCCGAGAAGCTCACGCTCTCCCCCGAAGGCCCGACCCTCACCCGGCGGATGTCCGACCTCGAGGGGCTCTTCCTCGACGCAGATGCCTGGGCTGCAGCATCGGCTGGCGAGAACCCCGTGGTCTACACGGTCGTCAGCTCCCCCGTGCCCGAAATCGACCGCGAGCTGCCGCAGTCGATCACCACGATCATGCCCGGCGACACCTCGGGCGAGCTGTGGATGACCAAGGGCCACCAGCACCCGGACCACCAGGGCGAGATCTACCTGGCGTTGAAGGGCAGGGGCGGACTGCTGATGTTCGACGGCGAGCGCACCGAGTGGCTCGACATGCTCCCCGGCACGATCGGCTACATCCCCCCGGGCTGGGCTCACCGTTCCGTCAACACCGGCGACGAGCCCTACGCCTTCCTCGCGGTGTACCCGGGTGGAGCGGGGCACGACTACGGCTGGGTGCTGGAGCACGGCATGGGCTCGCGCGCCTACCGCGGAGCCTCCGGCGTCGACCTGCGTTCCTACGCGGAATAGGCTCCGGCCATGATCATCGCGCACGACCTGGGCACCACCGGGAACAAGGCGTCGCTGCACCACGACGACGGCCGTCTCGTCGCCTCGGTCACCGTCCCCTACCCCGCGCACTTCGCCGCGGGCGGGGTCGCCGAGCAGGATCCCGCCGACTGGTGGGATGCGGTCGTCGCCGCCACGCGCGATCTGATCGCCCGCACCGGCACGGCCCCGACCGACATCGCCGGACTCGTGGTGAGCGGCCAGATGATGGGTGCCGTGCTGCTCGATGCCCATGGTGAACCCGCACGCCCGGCGATCATCTGGGCCGACACCAGGGCCGGCGCGCAGCAGCGCGAGCTCGAGGCCGCGATCGGCGCCGAACGCGCCTACGACATCCTGGGCCACCGACTCAACCCCACATACTCCGTCGAGAAGGTCATGTGGGTGCGCGACAACGAGCCCGACACCTGGGCGCGCGTGCGACGCGTCTGCGTCGCGAAGGACTTCATCGTGCTGCGCCTGACCGGGCGCCTCGCGACCGATCGCTCCGACGCGTCGGGCACGAACGCCTACGACCAGGCCGCGGGCACGTGGTCGGACGAGGTGCTGCAGGCTGCGCGCCTCGACCCGGCGTTGTTCCCCGAGATCCTGGAATCCACGCAGATCGCCGGCACGTTGACGGATGCCGCAGCCGACGTCCTCGGCCTCCCCGCGAGCGTGCGTGTGGTGATGGGCGGCGGCGACGGCCCGATGGCCGCCGTCGGCTCGGGTGTCGTCGCGCCGGAGGACGGCCCCTACGTCTGCCTGGGCACATCGTCGTGGATCTCGTTCGCGGCCGACGCCCCGCTGCACGACCCCGCGATGCGTACCTTCACATTCGACAACGTCGTGCCAGGCTCGTTCGTGCCGACCGCCACCATGCAGGCCGGCGGCGCCTCGGTGCAGTGGATCGCCGAGGCCCTCTCCCCCGATCCGGCGCACCCCGAGACCGGACGACTGACGGCCGAGGCCTCCGCCGACGTCGACACCGACGATCTCTACTTCCTCCCTTATCTGCTCGGCGAGCGCTCTCCGATGTGGGATCCGGAGGCGCGGGGCGCATTCGTCGGTCTCGCCCGCCACCACGCCAGGGCGCACCTCGTGCGGGCCGTGCTGGAGGGCACCGCGTTCAACCTGCTCAGCTGCATCCAGGCGTTCCGCGAAGCCGGCGCCGTGATCGACCGCATCGACGCGGTCGGCGGCGGAGCCCAGAGCGACGTGTACCTCTCGGTGCTCGCCGACGTGTGGGGTGTGCCCGTGCGCCGCCGGACGATCGTCGAAGAGGCGAACAGCCTCGGCGCCGCGGTGACCGCCGCGGTCGGGCTCGGCCTCACCGACTTCTCGGCCGCCCGCGCCCTGAGCGAGGTCACGGCCGAGTTCATTCCGGATGCGGCACGTCACGCCGTCTATGCCGAGCGGCACGCCCGCTTCGCCGACGCCTACACGGCTCTCGCGCCGTGGTTCGCCGGACGGCCGCGCTGATGGGCGTCATCCTCGTCACCAGCCGCTCGTTCTCCGATGGCGACCTCGACCTGGTCGAGCGCGCGGCGCAGGCGGGTCACCGCATCCTGCGCGGGCCTGCCCACCACGACCTCGACGAGCTGCGGTCGCTGCTGCACGGTGCCGACGCCTGGATAGCCGGCACCGGGTCCGTCACCGACGCGCATCTCGCCGCGGCCCCGAAGCTCAAGGTCGTCGCCCGCTATGGTGTCGGCACCGAGTCCGTCGATCTCGACGCCGCGCGCGACCGCGGCATCCCGGTGACCAACACCCCCGGTGCCAACGCCGACGCGGTCGCCGACCATGCGGTCGGACTGATGCTCGCGGCCCTCCGCTTCGTGCCCGACGGCGACCGCCGCGTGCGCGCGGGCGACTGGGGTGTGCGGCGTGGTCGCGAGCTCGGCGCCGCCACGGTCGGCATCGTCGGCTTCGGGCGCATCGGTCAGGGTGTCGCGGCACGGCTGAGCGGCTTCGGGCCGCGCGTGCTGGCGGCCGATCCGTTCCTTCCCGACGATGTCGTCCGGGAATGCGGTGCGGACCCCGTCTCGCTCGACGAGTTGTTCCGCGCCGCCGACGTGATCACGCTGCACGCTCCGGGTGGGCAGCGGCTCGTCGACGCCGAGCGCCTCGCCGGCATGCGACCGGGAACCGTGCTGGTCAACACCGCCCGCGGCGACCTGATCGACGAGGCCGCCGTGGCGCAGGCGCTGCACGACCGCATCCTCGCCGGCTACGCGGCCGACACCCTCGACGGCGATACCGCGGCGCACGACAGCCCGCTGCTCGAGCCGGAACTCGCCGACCGCGTGATCGTCACCCCGCACCTGGGAGCGCAGACCACGCAGGCTGTCGACAACATGGGGTCCCTGTCGCTCGCCGACGTGATCGCGGTCCTCTCCGGCGCCGAGCCCGCCCACCCCGTCCCCAGCCCCGTCCCCGTCGCCGTCCCCGAGGAGACCCGATGACCACCACCGCCGACGTCGTCGCCACCGCACACGCTCCGGCATCCGCCGACTACATGGGCTTCGTCGGGGTGACCACCGCGTCGTCGTCGATCATGAAGGTCTTCCCCCTGTGGGCCGACATCCTGGAGCTGCCGACGCGCACCCTGGTCGGCCACGACCTGCCGATGGATGCCGAGCCCGCGCAGTACCGCGCCATGGTCGAGCAGATCCGCGACGACCCCCATCACCGCGGCGCGCTCGTCACCACGCACAAGATGAACGTGTACGCCGCGGCATCCGACCTGTTCGACGAGCTCGACCCGTTCGCGGTGTCGTGCTCCGAGATCTCCAGCATCTCGAAGCGCGGCACTGTCCTGTCGGGGCGGGCGAAGGATCCGATCACGGTCGACCTGGCGCTGAACGACTTCCTTCCCGCCGACCACTTCGCGCGCACGGGCGGTGCGGTCGTGATCCTCGGAGCCGGTGGATCGGGCACCGCGCTGAGCTGGGCGCTGGCCGAACGCGACGACGCCCCGTCGAAGATCACGGTGACCGCCCGCACACAGGACAAGCTCGACCACCTGCGCGAGGTGCACCGTCAGCACGGCACCCGCGAGGGCCTGATCGACTACGTCGTGACGGCGACCCCCGCAGACGCGGATGCCCTGGTGGCTGCGGCCCCCGCAGGATCGGTCATCGCGAACGCGACCGGACTCGGCAAGGACCGCCCCGGATCGCCCCTGACCGACGCCGTGGTGTTCCCCGAGGGGGCGTACGCATGGGAGTTCAACTACCGCGGCTCGCTCGAGTTCCTGCACCAGGCCGAGGCTCAGGCATCCGCCCGCGGGCTGCACGTGGTCGACGGGTGGCGCTACTTCATCCATGGCTGGTCGCAGGTGGTGGCCGACGTGTTCGAGCTCGACCTCACGCCCGACGTCGTCGAACGGCTCGCCGAGGCCGCGGAGTCGGTGCGCTGATGCCCGCCGTCGTCCGGACCGTGCTCGGCGACATCGCCCCTGCGCTCCTCGGGCGGGTGGACTATCACGAGCACCTGTTCCAGGTGACTCCGCTGCTGCCGGGCGACGAACTCGACGACGAGAAGGCCTCGGGCGAAGAAGCCGCCCTGCTGCAGGCGAGCGGGTTCGAGACGATGGTGGATGCCACGCCGTTCGGTCTCGCGCGCGACCCCGCAGCCCTCGCCCGGATCAGCGCCTCGACCGGGCTGCACATCGTCGCGACGACCGGACGACACCGGGAGGCCCACTACGGCGCGGACCATCCGATGCAGGTGTGGACCGCCGACCGTCTGGCCGCCCTCTTCATCGCCGACATCATGCGCGGCATGCCCGCCGACGACGGGGAGATCTTCGAGACACCCGAGGCGCCCCTCGCCGCGGCACCCGATGGCAGCCCCGTGCGCGCAGGTCTCCTCAAGGGCGGCGCCGACTACTGGCGCATCAGCCCGTTCGAGCGCACCACCCTGATCGCCGTGGCCGAGGCGCACCGCGCGACGGGCGCCCCGGTCATGGTGCATCTGGAGTTCGGCACGGCAGCCCACGAGGTGCTCGACCTGCTCGGGGCCGAGGGCGTGTCCGCCGACCGTGTCGTGCTGGCGCACGCCGACCGCGACCCCGACCCCGGGCTGCACGCGTCGCTCGCCGAACGCGGTGCCCACCTCGGGTACGACGGCTTCGCGCGTCCGCGCACCCGCTCCGACGCCGAACTGCTCGCCCTGACCGTCGCGGTGGTCGAGCGTGGTGCCGGCGACCGGATCGTGCTCGGCGGCGACGTCGCCCGGCGCACGAGGTACATCGCGTACGGCGGCATGCCCGGACTCGCCTACCTCGGCGACCGCTACCTCCCGCGCCTCCGCGCGGCCGTGGGAGACGAGGCCGTGCATCGAATGCTCGTGTCCACCCCGGCGCGGTTGCTGACCCTCTCGCCCTGACCCTGCCGCCCTGATCCGCGCCCTGAGCACGAGCATGGCCATGAGCATCCGCTTCCACCCCCGACACCCCCGAGGAGACACCGTGTCCGAGCCGACCATCCTGCACGCCACGTTCACCGCCCAGCCCGGAGCCGGCGATCGCGTGGCCGCCCTGGTGCGTGACTTCGCCGAGGTCGTGCGCGCCGAGGAGGGCAACGTCGTCTTCGATGCGACCCGGCTCGTCGACGACCCCGACCGCTTCTTCGTCTACGAGGTCTACCGCGACGAGGCGGCCTTCCAGGCGCACATCGCCGCCCCCGCCGGAGTCCCCTTCAACGTGGCGTTGCAGGAGCTCATCGTCGAACCGACGTCGCAGCTCACCTTCCTCCGCCGCCTCTGACGGCTGCGACGCCGTTCAGCGATCGAGCCGGGGATCCCGCAGGGCTGCCATCGCCTCCACAAGGCTCTCGTGGATGTACTCGAGCTCTGGCGAGATGAAACTCGACCAGTCGTCTTCGGCGGCATCGTGCCCTTCGGCCTCTCCACCGTCCGTAGATCCGTTCCACGTGGCAACGTCCGCTCCGTCGGCATCCCACGTCTGATCCTGCGGAACATGGGCGTAGACCCACCAGAGATTTTCCGAGGGGTCGGCGAAGCGCGAGAACGTATCTCCGAAGAAGTCGGTCGGCCGGGTCACGATACGGGCGCCGAGTTCGACGGCTCGTGCGAGCGTTCCCTCGACGTCGTCGACGTACACCTGGAGGAATCCGGGAGTGAAGGGCCAGTCGGGCTTGCGGTCGGCGACAGTGATGACGGAATCGCCGATGCGCAACTCTGAGTGCAGGATCAGTCCGTCGGTGTCGACGGTGCGGGCCTCGGGAACGTCGGTCGCCCCGAAGACCTCGATCACGAAGTCGATGATGCGGGCCGCGTCGTCGGTCATGAGGAAGGGGTTGATGGTGTTCGATCCTGCCGGGAGGGCGGGAGTGCTGCTCATGGTGTGTGTCCTTTCGTCGCGATCACTCTGACAGCCACCCCGGACAGATTCTGTCCTCGATCGTCGAACGCCGCCCCATGCCGGCCCCGAACGCGAAGAAGCCCCCCACCCGAAGGCGAGGGGCTTCTTCGCGTCAGCGGGGTGTCACTCGTAGAGCACAGCGGCGATCTTCGGGTCGTCGATGTTGCTCTTGTCGTACCAGTACGAACCGGTGTCGTAGAACTTCTCGACGTCCTTGCCGTTGGCGGCGTCGTAGGCCGCCTGCACGACCTGGGCGCCGATGCCGATCGGGTCCTGCGTGATGGCACCGGCCATGGTGCCGTCCTTGATGGCGTTGATCTGTGCGGCACCGGAGTCGAAGCCGACGATGGTGATCTTGCCCTTCTCGAGGCCCAGCTCGTTCACGGCGTTCACGACGCCGATGGCCGAGCCCTCGTTGGTGCCGTAGATGCCCTTGAGGTCGGGGTGTGCCGCGATCAGGGTCTTGGCGATGTCAGCCGACTTGAGGTGGTCGCCGTCGCCGTACTGGATGTCGACGATCTCGATGTCGGGGTAGTCCGCCTTGATCTTGTCGACGAAGCCGTCGCGACGCTCGACACCGGTCGAGTTGATCTGCGAGTGGCCGACGATCGCGACCTGTCCTTCGCCGCCGATCAGGTCGGCCATGTGCTCGGCAGCGAGCGCACCGGCGACCTTGCTGTCGGTGGCCGACAGGCTGAGCCCGACGTCACCGTTGCAGGGGGCGTCGAAGTAGACGACGGGGATGTCCTTCGCCTTGGCCTGCTCGAGCGGAGCGACGCACGCCTCGGGGTCGAGGGCGGCGTAGGCGATGGCGTCCGGGTTCTTGTCGATCGCAGCGGTCAGCATCTCGAGCTGGCCGGCGATCTCGGTCTCGGCTGCGGGGCCCTCGAACGTGATCTTCACGCCGAGCTCCTTCGCCTTGTCCTCTGCACCCTTCTTCACGGCCTGCCAGAACTGGTGCTGGAAGCCCTTCGAGACCATGGCGATGTACATCTCGCCGTCGTTGCTGCCGCCGCTGCTCGAGCCTTCCTCGATCACGTCGCCGCCACCGCCGGCACAGCCGGCGAACACCAGTGCGGATGCGGCCACGAGGGCCACGAGTGCGGTCTTCTTCCCGAATTTCATGAAAACTCCATTGTTTGGGTACGGCTCGGTTTGTTCTGTGTGGATGCCGGACGGGCCGGCGCTGTGGACATTCCAGGTGCCTGTGCGGATGTCTCCGCGGAGCCGGCCGGAGCCGGAGGACGACGACGGGCACGGGTTTCGCCGCCGCCCAGGTC from Microbacterium sp. SY138 includes:
- a CDS encoding phosphoglycerate dehydrogenase; translation: MVRRTAALMGVILVTSRSFSDGDLDLVERAAQAGHRILRGPAHHDLDELRSLLHGADAWIAGTGSVTDAHLAAAPKLKVVARYGVGTESVDLDAARDRGIPVTNTPGANADAVADHAVGLMLAALRFVPDGDRRVRAGDWGVRRGRELGAATVGIVGFGRIGQGVAARLSGFGPRVLAADPFLPDDVVRECGADPVSLDELFRAADVITLHAPGGQRLVDAERLAGMRPGTVLVNTARGDLIDEAAVAQALHDRILAGYAADTLDGDTAAHDSPLLEPELADRVIVTPHLGAQTTQAVDNMGSLSLADVIAVLSGAEPAHPVPSPVPVAVPEETR
- a CDS encoding ABC transporter substrate-binding protein, with translation MKFGKKTALVALVAASALVFAGCAGGGGDVIEEGSSSGGSNDGEMYIAMVSKGFQHQFWQAVKKGAEDKAKELGVKITFEGPAAETEIAGQLEMLTAAIDKNPDAIAYAALDPEACVAPLEQAKAKDIPVVYFDAPCNGDVGLSLSATDSKVAGALAAEHMADLIGGEGQVAIVGHSQINSTGVERRDGFVDKIKADYPDIEIVDIQYGDGDHLKSADIAKTLIAAHPDLKGIYGTNEGSAIGVVNAVNELGLEKGKITIVGFDSGAAQINAIKDGTMAGAITQDPIGIGAQVVQAAYDAANGKDVEKFYDTGSYWYDKSNIDDPKIAAVLYE
- a CDS encoding aryldialkylphosphatase gives rise to the protein MPAVVRTVLGDIAPALLGRVDYHEHLFQVTPLLPGDELDDEKASGEEAALLQASGFETMVDATPFGLARDPAALARISASTGLHIVATTGRHREAHYGADHPMQVWTADRLAALFIADIMRGMPADDGEIFETPEAPLAAAPDGSPVRAGLLKGGADYWRISPFERTTLIAVAEAHRATGAPVMVHLEFGTAAHEVLDLLGAEGVSADRVVLAHADRDPDPGLHASLAERGAHLGYDGFARPRTRSDAELLALTVAVVERGAGDRIVLGGDVARRTRYIAYGGMPGLAYLGDRYLPRLRAAVGDEAVHRMLVSTPARLLTLSP
- a CDS encoding VOC family protein, with protein sequence MSSTPALPAGSNTINPFLMTDDAARIIDFVIEVFGATDVPEARTVDTDGLILHSELRIGDSVITVADRKPDWPFTPGFLQVYVDDVEGTLARAVELGARIVTRPTDFFGDTFSRFADPSENLWWVYAHVPQDQTWDADGADVATWNGSTDGGEAEGHDAAEDDWSSFISPELEYIHESLVEAMAALRDPRLDR
- a CDS encoding shikimate dehydrogenase; amino-acid sequence: MTTTADVVATAHAPASADYMGFVGVTTASSSIMKVFPLWADILELPTRTLVGHDLPMDAEPAQYRAMVEQIRDDPHHRGALVTTHKMNVYAAASDLFDELDPFAVSCSEISSISKRGTVLSGRAKDPITVDLALNDFLPADHFARTGGAVVILGAGGSGTALSWALAERDDAPSKITVTARTQDKLDHLREVHRQHGTREGLIDYVVTATPADADALVAAAPAGSVIANATGLGKDRPGSPLTDAVVFPEGAYAWEFNYRGSLEFLHQAEAQASARGLHVVDGWRYFIHGWSQVVADVFELDLTPDVVERLAEAAESVR
- a CDS encoding putative quinol monooxygenase, yielding MSEPTILHATFTAQPGAGDRVAALVRDFAEVVRAEEGNVVFDATRLVDDPDRFFVYEVYRDEAAFQAHIAAPAGVPFNVALQELIVEPTSQLTFLRRL
- a CDS encoding glucose-6-phosphate isomerase family protein, which encodes MPEFHTPPISPMAIAFDAEKLTLSPEGPTLTRRMSDLEGLFLDADAWAAASAGENPVVYTVVSSPVPEIDRELPQSITTIMPGDTSGELWMTKGHQHPDHQGEIYLALKGRGGLLMFDGERTEWLDMLPGTIGYIPPGWAHRSVNTGDEPYAFLAVYPGGAGHDYGWVLEHGMGSRAYRGASGVDLRSYAE
- the xylB gene encoding xylulokinase, whose amino-acid sequence is MIIAHDLGTTGNKASLHHDDGRLVASVTVPYPAHFAAGGVAEQDPADWWDAVVAATRDLIARTGTAPTDIAGLVVSGQMMGAVLLDAHGEPARPAIIWADTRAGAQQRELEAAIGAERAYDILGHRLNPTYSVEKVMWVRDNEPDTWARVRRVCVAKDFIVLRLTGRLATDRSDASGTNAYDQAAGTWSDEVLQAARLDPALFPEILESTQIAGTLTDAAADVLGLPASVRVVMGGGDGPMAAVGSGVVAPEDGPYVCLGTSSWISFAADAPLHDPAMRTFTFDNVVPGSFVPTATMQAGGASVQWIAEALSPDPAHPETGRLTAEASADVDTDDLYFLPYLLGERSPMWDPEARGAFVGLARHHARAHLVRAVLEGTAFNLLSCIQAFREAGAVIDRIDAVGGGAQSDVYLSVLADVWGVPVRRRTIVEEANSLGAAVTAAVGLGLTDFSAARALSEVTAEFIPDAARHAVYAERHARFADAYTALAPWFAGRPR